The Chitinophaga niabensis genome segment TCGGTAACCGTACGATAGGTTCCGCAGCAGCCGGAGGGATGTTGATGGGAACCGTTTTCGGTGTATTGATCATTCCCGGATTGTATTACATATTCGGTAAGATCGCTGAGAGACATACACTTGTTAAAGATGAAGAAGAGAATCCTTTAACTGAAGAAATTGATCATAATGTATAAATTCAGGATACAGCAGTGCATAGGCGTGCTGAGTATTTGCCTGGCTGTAGCAGGTTGTAAGGTTCCGGCCATCACAGCGGCCAATGAGAACAGGTCCGTTCCGGGATCCTTTGGCAGCAGCAGCCAGGATACAACCAATATATCCGCACTCCGGTGGCGCGACTTTTTCACCGATCCATACCTGGTAACGCTGATCGATTCAGCGATGAACCATAACCAGGAACTGATGATCACTTTGCAGGAAGTAGAGATTGCAAGGAATGAGATCCGTTTCAAACAGGCACCTTTAATACCATCCGTAACTGCTGGTGTAGGTGCCGGTATTGAAAAAGTAGGGCGTTATACCAGCCAGGGTGCAGGAGATGCATCTACAGAGATAGAACCCGGTAAAGAAATGCCTGATCCGCTGGCAGATTTTTCTCTGGCTGTTCGCGCAAACTGGGAAATAGATATCTGGAAGAAACTCCGCAATGCCAAAAAAGCTGCGGTGACCAGGTACCTGTCTACCGTGGAAGGCAAAAACTTTGTGATCACCAACCTGATCGCTGAAGTGGCCAATTCTTATTATGAATTACTGGCCCTTGATAACCAGCTGGAGATCGTTAAACAAAATATCGAACTGCAGAAGAATGCATTGGAGATATTAAAAGTGCAGAAAGAAGCGGCCAGGGCAACGGAACTCGCAGTGCAGAAATTCCAGGCAGAAGTGCTGAAATCCCAGAGCCTGGAGTTCGACATTCAACAGAAGATAAAAGGTACGGAGAACAGGATCAACTTTCTCTTAGGCCGTTTCCCGCAGGAAATAGCCAGGGATAAAAGCAGTTTCCTGACCACATTGCCTGCTGCAGTACGTACGGGCATTCCTTCCCAGTTGCTGGCTAACCGCCCTGATATTAAACAGGCGGAACAACAGCTGGAAGCTGCAAAGCTGGATGTGAAAGTAGCAAGAGCCGAATTTTATCCTTCCTTTGGTATTTCGGCGGCACTTGGTTTCCAGGCCTTTAAACCATCTTACTTAGTTAAGTTCCCCGAGTCTGTATTGTACTCACTTGCAGGAGATCTTGTTGGCCCATTGATCAACCGCCATGCTATCAAAGCAGAGTTCTTCAATGCCAATGCAAGGCAGTTACAGGCGATGTATAATTACGAACGCACCATCCTGAATGCTTACCTGGAAGTGGCTACACAGCTCTCCAATATCAGCAACCTGGGGAGCAGTTACGATCTGAAGTCGAAACAGGTAGACGCATTAACGAGGTCGATCGATATTTCCAATGATCTTTTCAAATCTGCCAGGGCGGATTATCTTGAAGTGCTGATGACACAACGGGATGCGCTGGAGGCTAAGCTGGAATTGATTGAAACGAAACAACAACAGATGAATGCCGTAGTGAATGTGTATAGAGAGTTAGGAGGAGGCTGGAAGTAAAATGAAAAGGCTGGTAATATTTACCAGCCTTTTTTACTATCTTAATTCCCTATGTTATACGAACAGCGGATCAGGATAGAAATGGAAACCTGGCAGCACAAGATGCAAAGCCGGTCATCGCTGTTTGACAGGATGTCCAAATCCCTGCAATCCCGCATAAACCGTGTTATTCCCCAAAAGGTACATGATGCCATTACCGTTACCATCAAACAAATGGTGCGGGGTGTATTGTTCGGCGCTACTTATACTGTGCCCGCTCCACCCGTTTTCCCTTCTTTGTATGATATGGAAGAAGCCGTGCTCCGCAGGGTGGATCTTTACCGTAAAACGGCTGCTGCAGAAGGGGGGATCACCGGTGCAGGTGGCATCTTATTAGGCCTCGCGGATTTTCCGATCCTGCTCAGCATGAAGCTGAAACTGCTTTTTGATATCGCTACCTTTTACGGTTTTGATGTGAAGGACTATAAAGAACGGATCTACCTGCTCTATATTTTCCAACTGGCCTTCAGCAGCCAGGAGCATCGGAGGAATGTATATGAAAAGATAACGGACTGGAAGGAAAAAAGCAACCAGCTGCCGGATGATATTCATAGTTTCGACTGGCAGAGCTTCCAGATCGAGTACCGCGATCATATAGACCTGGCCAAGCTGGGGCAGTTATTACCTGTTGTAGGAGCAGCAGTAGGCGTAGTGGTGAATTACCGGCTGATCACCAAACTGGGCGATACAGCCATGAATGCTTATAGAATGCGGATACTATGAAAATAGAAACCTTTTACCCGAAAAATTCCATCCTTAAAGAACATATCGAATATTATTATTTCCTCAAAACCTATTCGAGGGATTTTAAGACCGCTTACTATTCCTTCCCCAATACTTTACAATCCTTTAATATCCATAAGAACGCCAGTTATGAGATAAAGCATCATTCCACCCATGTATATGGTGTGCCAGAAA includes the following:
- a CDS encoding TolC family protein; protein product: MYKFRIQQCIGVLSICLAVAGCKVPAITAANENRSVPGSFGSSSQDTTNISALRWRDFFTDPYLVTLIDSAMNHNQELMITLQEVEIARNEIRFKQAPLIPSVTAGVGAGIEKVGRYTSQGAGDASTEIEPGKEMPDPLADFSLAVRANWEIDIWKKLRNAKKAAVTRYLSTVEGKNFVITNLIAEVANSYYELLALDNQLEIVKQNIELQKNALEILKVQKEAARATELAVQKFQAEVLKSQSLEFDIQQKIKGTENRINFLLGRFPQEIARDKSSFLTTLPAAVRTGIPSQLLANRPDIKQAEQQLEAAKLDVKVARAEFYPSFGISAALGFQAFKPSYLVKFPESVLYSLAGDLVGPLINRHAIKAEFFNANARQLQAMYNYERTILNAYLEVATQLSNISNLGSSYDLKSKQVDALTRSIDISNDLFKSARADYLEVLMTQRDALEAKLELIETKQQQMNAVVNVYRELGGGWK
- a CDS encoding EcsC family protein — protein: MLYEQRIRIEMETWQHKMQSRSSLFDRMSKSLQSRINRVIPQKVHDAITVTIKQMVRGVLFGATYTVPAPPVFPSLYDMEEAVLRRVDLYRKTAAAEGGITGAGGILLGLADFPILLSMKLKLLFDIATFYGFDVKDYKERIYLLYIFQLAFSSQEHRRNVYEKITDWKEKSNQLPDDIHSFDWQSFQIEYRDHIDLAKLGQLLPVVGAAVGVVVNYRLITKLGDTAMNAYRMRIL